A part of Tardiphaga sp. vice304 genomic DNA contains:
- a CDS encoding ABC transporter substrate-binding protein, whose amino-acid sequence MFSASAAMAQTKPLKLGAILDMSGLYADITGPGSETAAKMAVEDFGGEVLGRKIEIVAADHLNKADLSANIARDMLDNQGVEAIIDVAASATALAASEIARARNKIIIFNGPGSIRLSNEACGPYTVHYVFDTYAQANVTGLATVKQGLDSWYFLTADYAFGQDLERDTTAVVQKAGGKVVGGVKHPLNTSDFSSFLLQAQSSKAKVVGLANAGGDTINAIKQAAEFGLTKSGGQKLSPLLAFISDIDSVGLETAQGLILAEAFYWDLNDGTREFTKRFQARTKRVPTSAQAGVYSSVGHYLKAVKAAGTTDAAAVMKLMKETPINDMFAKNGKIREDGRMVHDMYLFEVKKPSESKGRWDDYKLLATVPGDQAFQPLEASRCPLVKK is encoded by the coding sequence ATGTTTTCCGCAAGCGCCGCGATGGCGCAGACCAAGCCGTTGAAGCTCGGCGCGATTCTCGACATGTCCGGGCTCTATGCCGACATCACCGGGCCGGGCTCGGAAACCGCAGCCAAGATGGCGGTGGAAGATTTCGGCGGCGAAGTGCTGGGCCGCAAGATCGAGATCGTCGCCGCCGATCATCTCAACAAGGCGGACCTCTCCGCCAACATCGCGCGCGACATGCTGGACAATCAGGGCGTCGAGGCGATCATCGATGTCGCGGCGTCGGCGACGGCGCTCGCCGCCAGCGAAATCGCGCGCGCTCGCAACAAGATCATCATATTCAACGGACCGGGCTCGATCCGGCTCAGCAACGAGGCCTGCGGGCCGTACACTGTGCACTACGTGTTCGATACCTACGCGCAGGCCAACGTCACCGGCCTCGCCACGGTGAAGCAGGGGCTCGACTCCTGGTACTTCCTCACCGCCGACTACGCCTTCGGCCAGGACCTCGAGCGCGACACCACGGCGGTGGTGCAGAAGGCCGGTGGCAAGGTAGTCGGCGGCGTCAAGCATCCGCTCAATACCTCGGACTTCTCCTCGTTCCTGCTGCAGGCGCAGAGCTCGAAGGCCAAGGTAGTGGGCCTCGCCAATGCCGGCGGCGACACCATCAACGCCATCAAGCAGGCCGCCGAATTCGGCCTCACCAAGAGCGGCGGCCAGAAGCTGTCGCCGCTGCTGGCCTTCATCTCCGACATCGACAGCGTCGGTCTGGAGACCGCGCAGGGCCTGATCCTGGCGGAGGCGTTCTACTGGGATCTCAACGACGGCACCCGAGAATTCACCAAGCGCTTCCAGGCGCGCACCAAGCGCGTGCCGACCTCGGCGCAGGCCGGTGTTTATTCGTCGGTCGGCCACTACCTGAAAGCCGTCAAGGCCGCCGGCACCACCGACGCCGCCGCGGTGATGAAGCTGATGAAGGAGACGCCGATCAACGATATGTTCGCCAAGAACGGCAAGATCCGCGAGGACGGCCGCATGGTGCACGACATGTATCTGTTCGAGGTCAAGAAGCCGTCGGAATCGAAGGGGCGCTGGGACGACTACAAGCTGCTCGCCACCGTCCCCGGCGACCAGGCCTTCCAGCCGTTAGAGGCCTCGCGCTGCCCGCTGGTGAAGAAGTAG
- a CDS encoding thermonuclease family protein, with protein MRVSRAMVAAILGLAATGPAHATGCRFAPQGEGRVAEVIDVRTFRLQDGREVRLLGIEPADTTDAAAALAGLIAGRSVTLHGETDAPDRYGRQPAFAFLDGATPSVQSELLAQGTALASLAVSDKDCAADLTAAEAAARRARVGLWGQAGVIKSAESPGDIRADVGRFRLVEGRVLSVRTAGGMTYLNFGRNWTQDFAVTISRRMMVTLEGAGISPKSFERRRIRVRGFIERRGGPRIEVVRVGQIEVVGDK; from the coding sequence ATGAGAGTGAGTCGCGCCATGGTGGCGGCGATACTGGGTCTCGCCGCCACCGGTCCGGCGCACGCGACCGGCTGCCGGTTCGCCCCGCAGGGGGAAGGCCGCGTCGCGGAGGTGATCGACGTCAGAACGTTTCGGCTGCAGGATGGTCGCGAAGTTCGACTATTGGGCATTGAGCCCGCGGATACGACCGACGCCGCCGCGGCGCTGGCCGGGCTGATAGCCGGTCGCAGCGTCACGCTGCACGGCGAGACCGACGCGCCGGACCGTTACGGCCGACAGCCGGCCTTCGCATTTCTCGACGGCGCCACCCCTTCAGTGCAGAGCGAGTTGCTGGCGCAGGGCACTGCCTTGGCCTCCCTCGCCGTCTCGGACAAGGACTGCGCCGCGGACCTCACCGCGGCGGAGGCCGCGGCGCGCCGGGCGAGGGTCGGCCTTTGGGGTCAAGCGGGCGTCATAAAAAGCGCGGAAAGTCCGGGCGATATTCGGGCCGATGTCGGGCGCTTCCGGCTGGTCGAAGGCCGGGTGCTGTCGGTTCGCACCGCAGGCGGCATGACCTACCTCAATTTTGGCCGGAACTGGACACAGGACTTTGCCGTGACTATTTCAAGGCGCATGATGGTCACGCTGGAGGGCGCGGGTATTTCGCCGAAGTCCTTCGAAAGACGGCGGATTCGGGTTCGCGGCTTCATCGAGCGGCGGGGCGGGCCACGGATCGAGGTAGTCCGGGTCGGGCAGATCGAAGTGGTCGGGGACAAATAG
- a CDS encoding M48 family metalloprotease: protein MTGKGRQTSLSRRRWAAPVLLCLSFALSACGDVSRFETASKPFSPGKPAAPPAKPAVVQTPAGEKEHERILASYGGSYDDPRLEALIGKTVDRLVAASERPDLAYKVTILNSGAVNAFALPSGQLYVTRGLIALASDTSELSSVLSHEMAHVLARHASIREEQARQAAVVTRVVTEMGSDPDLSALALAKSKLTMASFSRAQEFEADGIGVGISARAHFDPFGAARFLTAMERNAAMKAGRTPLDPRAQDFLSSHPATPERVQNAQANARQYSTPEGGERDRETYLAAIDNIVYGEDPSEGFVRGRRFLHPKLGFTFQAPESFTLDNTAQAVIGVREGGNQAMRFDVVRVPSEQSLSDYLNSGWMENVDRSSTEELTINGFPAASANAQGDQWQFKVYALRFGSDVYRFIFAAKQKGNESERNARDTVNSFRRLTLAEIQAARPLRIKVVTVQPGDTVESMAHRMTGVDRPVERFRVLNGLDNNASIKARERVKIVVD, encoded by the coding sequence GTGACGGGTAAGGGACGGCAAACCAGTCTGAGCCGCCGCCGTTGGGCTGCGCCGGTTTTGCTGTGCCTGTCGTTTGCCTTGTCCGCCTGCGGCGACGTCAGCCGCTTCGAGACCGCGTCGAAGCCGTTCAGCCCGGGCAAGCCGGCCGCCCCGCCGGCGAAACCGGCCGTGGTGCAGACCCCGGCTGGCGAGAAGGAGCATGAGCGGATTCTCGCCTCCTATGGCGGCTCCTATGATGACCCCCGGCTGGAGGCGCTGATCGGCAAGACCGTCGATCGGCTGGTCGCGGCGTCCGAGCGGCCCGATCTGGCCTACAAGGTCACCATCCTGAATTCCGGCGCGGTCAACGCCTTCGCGCTGCCGTCCGGCCAGCTCTATGTCACGCGCGGCCTGATCGCACTGGCGTCCGACACGTCCGAACTGTCCTCGGTGCTGTCGCACGAGATGGCGCATGTGCTGGCCCGCCACGCCTCGATCCGCGAGGAGCAGGCCCGCCAGGCCGCGGTGGTGACGCGCGTCGTCACCGAGATGGGCTCTGACCCCGATTTGAGCGCGCTCGCTCTGGCAAAATCCAAGCTGACAATGGCAAGCTTCTCGCGGGCGCAGGAATTCGAGGCCGACGGCATCGGCGTCGGCATTTCCGCGCGCGCGCATTTCGATCCGTTCGGCGCAGCGCGATTCCTTACCGCGATGGAGCGCAACGCCGCGATGAAGGCCGGCCGCACCCCGCTCGATCCGCGCGCGCAGGACTTCCTGTCCTCGCATCCGGCGACGCCGGAGCGGGTGCAAAATGCGCAGGCCAATGCGCGGCAATATTCGACGCCGGAAGGCGGCGAGCGCGACCGCGAGACCTATCTCGCCGCGATCGACAACATCGTCTATGGCGAGGATCCCAGCGAAGGCTTCGTCCGCGGCCGCCGATTCCTGCATCCGAAACTCGGCTTCACCTTCCAGGCGCCGGAATCCTTCACGCTCGACAATACCGCGCAGGCGGTGATCGGCGTGCGCGAGGGCGGCAACCAGGCGATGCGTTTCGACGTGGTGCGGGTGCCGTCCGAGCAGTCATTGTCCGACTATCTCAATTCCGGCTGGATGGAGAATGTCGACAGGAGTTCGACCGAAGAACTGACCATCAACGGCTTTCCCGCCGCGTCGGCGAATGCGCAGGGCGACCAGTGGCAGTTCAAGGTCTACGCGCTGCGCTTCGGCAGCGACGTCTACCGCTTCATCTTTGCCGCCAAGCAGAAGGGCAATGAGAGCGAGCGCAACGCGCGAGACACCGTCAACTCGTTCCGCCGCCTGACGCTGGCCGAGATCCAGGCAGCGCGCCCGCTGCGCATCAAGGTGGTCACGGTGCAGCCGGGCGACACCGTGGAGTCGATGGCCCACCGCATGACCGGCGTCGACCGCCCGGTGGAGCGTTTTCGCGTCCTCAACGGGCTCGACAACAACGCCAGCATCAAGGCGCGCGAGCGCGTGAAGATCGTGGTGGATTGA
- a CDS encoding CarD family transcriptional regulator has protein sequence MQQGRDRFRARAVSQKTRKKSVVKAAKASPSKTSSKPASKKAVAASRTAKKGRAQASVKDTRSSAKVAAAKSSKNKRSAMPNKTAKPAAKVAPKVETKAAAKPVAAAKPVAAKAPVAKAAEKVAPKEAVKVAAKPVASAKAPVAAAAKPAVAEPKKALTQRQGFKTGEFVVYPAHGVGQILAIEEQEIAGAKLELFVISFMKDKMTLRVPTAKVANVGMRKLSEPALVKRSLETLKGRARIKRTMWSRRAQEYEAKINSGDIVAIAEVVRDLFRSDSQPEQSYSERQLYEAALDRLSREIAVVQHVTETEAVKEIEGQLAKSPRRGAKAEAGADAGADDADGDDDVAAADEAA, from the coding sequence ATCCAACAGGGGCGCGACAGATTCCGCGCACGGGCTGTGTCACAGAAAACGCGTAAAAAGAGTGTTGTGAAGGCGGCGAAGGCTTCGCCGTCGAAAACTTCTTCGAAGCCCGCTTCGAAGAAGGCAGTTGCGGCCAGCCGCACTGCAAAGAAAGGCCGTGCCCAGGCATCTGTCAAGGATACCCGGAGCAGCGCGAAGGTCGCGGCGGCCAAATCCTCGAAAAATAAAAGAAGTGCAATGCCCAACAAGACTGCAAAACCAGCCGCCAAGGTTGCTCCCAAGGTGGAGACCAAGGCGGCCGCGAAGCCTGTTGCTGCTGCCAAGCCCGTCGCCGCCAAGGCGCCTGTCGCCAAAGCTGCTGAGAAGGTCGCGCCGAAGGAAGCCGTGAAGGTCGCCGCCAAGCCGGTCGCTTCTGCCAAGGCGCCCGTCGCTGCCGCAGCCAAGCCGGCCGTGGCCGAGCCGAAGAAGGCGCTGACCCAGCGCCAGGGCTTCAAGACCGGCGAGTTCGTGGTCTATCCGGCGCATGGCGTCGGCCAGATCCTCGCGATCGAGGAGCAGGAGATCGCCGGCGCGAAGCTTGAACTGTTCGTGATCAGCTTCATGAAGGACAAGATGACGCTGCGGGTGCCGACCGCCAAGGTCGCCAATGTCGGCATGCGCAAGCTGTCGGAGCCGGCGCTGGTCAAGCGCTCGCTGGAGACGCTGAAGGGCCGCGCCCGCATCAAGCGCACGATGTGGTCGCGCCGCGCCCAGGAATATGAGGCCAAGATCAATTCCGGCGACATCGTCGCGATTGCCGAAGTGGTCCGCGATCTGTTCCGCTCTGACTCGCAGCCCGAGCAGTCCTACAGTGAGCGCCAGCTCTATGAGGCCGCGCTGGACCGTCTGTCGCGCGAGATCGCGGTCGTGCAGCACGTCACCGAGACCGAAGCGGTCAAGGAGATCGAAGGTCAACTCGCCAAGAGCCCGCGCCGCGGCGCCAAGGCCGAAGCGGGCGCCGACGCCGGTGCGGATGATGCCGACGGTGACGATGATGTCGCCGCCGCGGACGAAGCCGCGTAA
- the fdxA gene encoding ferredoxin FdxA — translation MTYVVTEACIKCKYTDCVEVCPVDCFYEGENMLVIHPDECIDCGVCEPECPADAIKPDTEAGLEKWLEVNTEYAKQWPNITQKKDAPDDAKEFDGVDGKFDKFFSPAPGKGD, via the coding sequence ATGACCTACGTCGTCACTGAAGCCTGCATCAAGTGCAAGTATACCGACTGTGTTGAAGTTTGCCCCGTGGATTGCTTCTACGAGGGTGAGAACATGCTCGTCATCCATCCGGATGAATGCATCGACTGCGGCGTCTGCGAACCGGAATGCCCGGCCGATGCCATCAAGCCGGATACCGAAGCGGGCCTGGAGAAGTGGCTCGAGGTGAATACCGAATACGCCAAGCAGTGGCCCAATATTACCCAGAAGAAGGACGCGCCGGACGACGCCAAGGAATTCGACGGCGTCGATGGCAAGTTCGACAAGTTCTTCTCGCCGGCGCCCGGCAAAGGCGACTGA
- a CDS encoding RNA-binding S4 domain-containing protein, with product MERQRLDKWLWHARVVKARSSAAALVESGHVRINGNREKSPGHGVKIGDVLTVALDRTVRVMKVEAFAERRGDATAARVLYADVPLPPA from the coding sequence TTGGAACGCCAGCGTCTCGATAAATGGCTGTGGCATGCGCGGGTGGTGAAAGCCCGCAGCAGTGCTGCTGCGCTGGTGGAAAGCGGCCATGTCCGCATCAACGGCAATCGCGAGAAATCGCCGGGGCACGGCGTCAAGATCGGCGACGTTCTGACCGTGGCGCTGGACCGCACCGTGCGGGTGATGAAGGTCGAAGCCTTTGCGGAACGGCGCGGTGACGCCACCGCCGCGCGGGTACTTTATGCCGACGTGCCGCTGCCGCCGGCGTAG
- a CDS encoding helicase-related protein gives MAFSSLPPMSNGRAPGSGVTAVLGPTNTGKTHLAIERMLAHSSGIIGLPLRLLAREVYNKIVDRAGPEAVALITGEEKIKPARPRYWVSTVEAMPRDIDVAFLAVDEIQIAADLERGHVFTDRILHRRGRDETLLLGAATMRPIIERLLPGASIVTRPRLSHLEFAGDRKITRQPRRTAIVAFSADEVYAIAELIKRQHGGAAVVLGSLSPRTRNAQVAMFQSGDVDYLVATDAVGMGLNLDVDHVAFASDRKYDGYQFRRLNPAEFSQIAGRAGRATRDGTFGTTGRCPPFEPELVNALQNHTFDSVKVLQWRNSKLDFSSIAALQVSLAMVPNHEALTRAPIAEDLRVLDHCARDPDVREWAQGKEAVEKLWEACQIPDYRRIAPAAHAELVVTIYGFLMQKGRIPDNWFGAQIAQADRTDGDIDALSGRIAQIRTWTFVANRPDWLVNPDRWQQISRDLENKLSDALHERLTERFVDRRTSVLMRRLRENTMLNTEIGKTGEVIVEGHVIGRLDGFTFAPDAAEAGSDAKALQAAALKALAGEIEARAEKLSKAPDDQFVLASDGTLRWTGDAVARLNAADDVLHPRLRIISDDRLAGPAREAVQTRLDLWLKTHIEKLLGPLFDLTKAEDITGIARGIAFQLTEALGVLERQKITTEMKDLDQPSRATLRKYGVRFGAYHIYVPALLKPAARSLALLLWAQKQDNVDMAALSTAQHLASSGRTSFPVDKLLDRDAYRILGYRQCGERAVRVDILERLADLIRPALSWREASPGEKPAGAFDGRSFVVTQAMTSLTGSAGEDFASILRALGYRMEKRPPLPPAAPKPMAATTPVEVVAADAAVEEPAIAVATQDIADISSDAPSEGDTIAADAAAEEPAVAVETQDIADISNDAPAVAEVIGSPSASLLPGVDLVPAETRDEAPVELQPDPVAAVEELAAEAAAVDEAAPAEAAAPAAEAELIANAVGAEAPTADASATEVSAEAVAPVEAAAPEMVEVWRPGGRSEERRPPRHDRNRHQRQANPSNAAAPAEGEAPADGAKRERNDRPRRDRSEFRRPRPDAGAANAGAPAEGAPNRGPRNDDNKGRPPRERFGDKKPGGDKSFGDRNKGKFKGGDRDKGGRPDRNDRNSGGATRPYASSAPPPERNRPIDPNSPFAKLAALKEQLTGRKD, from the coding sequence ATGGCCTTTTCTTCCCTCCCGCCGATGTCGAACGGCAGGGCTCCCGGTAGCGGCGTCACCGCCGTGCTCGGGCCCACCAATACCGGCAAGACCCATCTGGCGATCGAGCGGATGCTGGCGCATTCGTCGGGGATCATCGGCCTGCCGCTGCGCCTTTTGGCGCGCGAGGTCTATAACAAGATCGTCGATCGCGCCGGCCCCGAGGCGGTGGCGCTGATCACCGGCGAGGAAAAGATCAAGCCGGCCCGGCCGCGCTACTGGGTTTCCACCGTGGAAGCGATGCCGCGCGACATCGACGTGGCGTTTCTAGCCGTCGACGAGATCCAGATCGCCGCCGATCTGGAGCGCGGCCATGTTTTCACCGATCGCATCCTGCATCGCCGCGGCCGCGACGAGACGCTGCTGTTGGGCGCCGCCACGATGCGCCCGATCATCGAGCGGCTGCTGCCCGGCGCCAGCATCGTCACCCGGCCGCGGCTGTCGCATCTGGAATTCGCCGGCGACCGCAAGATTACAAGGCAGCCCAGGCGCACCGCGATCGTCGCGTTCTCGGCGGATGAGGTCTACGCCATCGCCGAGCTGATCAAGCGCCAGCACGGCGGCGCGGCCGTGGTGCTGGGCTCACTCAGCCCGCGCACGCGAAATGCCCAGGTTGCGATGTTTCAGTCCGGCGACGTCGATTATCTGGTCGCCACCGATGCGGTCGGCATGGGGCTCAATCTCGACGTCGATCACGTCGCCTTCGCCTCCGACCGCAAATATGACGGCTACCAGTTTCGCCGGCTCAACCCGGCCGAGTTCTCGCAGATCGCCGGCCGCGCCGGCCGCGCCACCCGCGACGGCACCTTCGGCACCACCGGGCGCTGCCCGCCATTCGAGCCCGAACTGGTCAACGCGCTGCAGAACCACACCTTCGACAGCGTCAAAGTGCTGCAATGGCGCAATTCCAAGCTGGATTTCTCCTCGATCGCGGCCTTGCAGGTGTCGCTGGCAATGGTGCCGAATCATGAGGCGCTGACCCGCGCGCCGATCGCCGAAGATCTCCGCGTACTCGATCACTGCGCAAGGGATCCCGACGTCCGGGAGTGGGCGCAGGGCAAGGAAGCGGTCGAAAAGCTCTGGGAGGCCTGCCAGATCCCGGATTACCGGCGCATCGCGCCGGCCGCGCATGCCGAGCTGGTGGTGACGATCTACGGCTTTCTGATGCAGAAGGGGCGGATCCCGGATAATTGGTTCGGCGCGCAAATCGCGCAGGCCGATCGAACAGATGGTGATATCGACGCGTTATCGGGGCGAATCGCCCAGATCAGGACGTGGACCTTTGTGGCAAATCGTCCGGATTGGCTCGTCAATCCAGACCGTTGGCAGCAAATCTCTCGCGATTTGGAAAATAAACTGTCAGATGCACTGCATGAACGGCTCACCGAGCGTTTCGTTGACCGCCGTACCAGTGTATTGATGCGCCGCTTGCGGGAAAATACGATGTTGAATACTGAAATTGGTAAGACTGGCGAAGTGATCGTAGAGGGCCATGTGATTGGCCGTCTGGACGGTTTCACCTTTGCGCCGGATGCGGCCGAGGCCGGCTCGGACGCCAAGGCCTTGCAGGCCGCCGCCTTGAAGGCGCTGGCCGGTGAAATCGAGGCGCGCGCCGAGAAACTGTCGAAGGCCCCCGACGACCAGTTCGTGCTGGCCTCCGACGGCACGCTGCGCTGGACCGGCGACGCGGTGGCCCGGCTCAACGCCGCCGACGACGTGTTGCATCCCCGCCTACGCATCATTTCCGACGATCGACTGGCTGGCCCGGCACGCGAGGCCGTGCAAACCCGCCTCGATCTCTGGCTCAAGACACATATCGAAAAACTGCTCGGGCCGTTGTTCGACCTGACGAAGGCCGAAGACATCACCGGCATCGCGCGCGGCATCGCCTTCCAGCTCACCGAGGCGCTCGGCGTGCTGGAGCGGCAGAAGATCACCACCGAGATGAAGGATCTCGACCAGCCGTCGCGCGCCACTTTGCGCAAATACGGCGTGCGGTTCGGCGCCTATCACATCTATGTCCCGGCACTGTTGAAGCCCGCGGCGCGCTCACTGGCGCTGCTGCTGTGGGCGCAGAAGCAGGACAATGTCGACATGGCGGCGCTGTCCACCGCCCAGCATCTCGCCAGCTCCGGCCGCACCTCGTTTCCGGTCGACAAGCTGCTCGACCGCGACGCCTATCGCATCCTCGGCTATCGCCAGTGCGGCGAGCGCGCCGTGCGCGTCGATATTCTCGAACGCCTCGCTGACCTGATCCGCCCTGCGCTGTCGTGGCGCGAGGCCTCGCCCGGCGAGAAGCCGGCCGGCGCCTTCGATGGCCGCTCGTTCGTGGTGACGCAGGCGATGACCTCGCTGACCGGTTCGGCCGGCGAGGATTTTGCCTCGATTCTGCGCGCGCTGGGCTATCGCATGGAGAAGCGCCCGCCGCTGCCGCCAGCCGCACCGAAGCCGATGGCTGCGACGACGCCGGTGGAAGTGGTTGCCGCCGACGCCGCGGTTGAAGAGCCCGCGATCGCCGTGGCGACCCAGGATATCGCCGACATCAGCAGCGATGCGCCGTCCGAAGGCGATACCATTGCCGCAGATGCTGCCGCCGAAGAGCCCGCGGTCGCCGTCGAGACCCAGGATATCGCCGACATCAGCAATGATGCGCCTGCCGTGGCGGAGGTGATCGGTTCGCCGTCCGCCTCGCTGTTGCCGGGCGTCGATCTGGTGCCGGCCGAAACGCGCGACGAAGCGCCCGTCGAATTGCAGCCCGATCCGGTAGCAGCGGTCGAAGAACTTGCCGCTGAAGCTGCTGCTGTTGACGAGGCGGCCCCCGCTGAAGCCGCGGCGCCGGCCGCTGAAGCCGAGCTGATCGCCAATGCCGTCGGTGCCGAGGCGCCGACGGCGGACGCCTCTGCGACGGAAGTTTCCGCGGAAGCCGTCGCGCCCGTCGAGGCCGCCGCACCCGAAATGGTGGAAGTCTGGCGCCCCGGTGGCCGTTCGGAAGAACGCCGCCCGCCGCGTCACGACCGCAACCGCCATCAGCGCCAGGCCAATCCGTCGAACGCCGCTGCGCCCGCCGAAGGCGAAGCGCCGGCCGATGGCGCCAAGCGCGAGCGCAATGACCGTCCGCGCCGCGATCGCAGTGAATTCCGCCGCCCGCGTCCTGATGCGGGTGCGGCCAATGCCGGCGCGCCGGCCGAAGGCGCCCCGAATCGCGGCCCGCGCAACGACGACAACAAGGGCCGTCCGCCGCGCGAGCGGTTCGGCGACAAGAAGCCCGGTGGCGACAAGAGCTTTGGCGACCGCAACAAGGGCAAGTTCAAGGGCGGCGACCGCGACAAGGGCGGCCGTCCCGATCGCAACGATCGCAACTCCGGTGGCGCGACGCGGCCCTACGCCTCGAGCGCTCCGCCGCCGGAGCGTAACCGTCCGATCGATCCCAACTCGCCCTTCGCCAAGCTGGCCGCGCTCAAGGAACAATTGACCGGCCGCAAGGATTGA
- a CDS encoding IS110 family transposase — MDAIYVGIDVSKDRLDVAVRPTGQSFAVARDGAGIDELIGRLKAISPRLVAIEATGGFETVVAAGLGGASLPVVIVNPAQVRFFANAVGKRAKTDPIDAMVIAHFAEATKPQLRQLPDEMTRLLADLVARRRQIVEMIAAESQRARRVSNPRLKKSIARLRKALEKELAELDDDIRDHVQGTPAWAEKEDLLASVPGIGPTIARSLIAELPELGTLDRRQIAALAGLAPWTRQSGQWRGKSFIGGGRASVRGVLFMGAMVAARFNPTLKLFRDKLVAAGKPKLVAIIAVARKLLTILNAILRDKTPWQPKNA; from the coding sequence ATGGACGCGATTTACGTTGGCATCGATGTTTCGAAGGACCGGCTGGACGTAGCGGTACGCCCAACGGGCCAGAGTTTTGCGGTCGCCCGAGATGGCGCGGGGATCGACGAACTGATCGGACGACTGAAGGCGATCTCGCCACGGCTGGTAGCCATCGAGGCGACCGGCGGCTTCGAGACGGTTGTCGCAGCGGGCCTCGGCGGAGCAAGCCTGCCGGTGGTGATCGTCAATCCGGCGCAGGTGCGCTTCTTTGCCAACGCGGTTGGCAAGCGCGCCAAGACCGATCCGATCGATGCCATGGTGATCGCGCATTTTGCCGAGGCGACCAAACCGCAGCTGCGTCAGCTGCCCGACGAGATGACGCGCCTGCTTGCCGATCTGGTCGCGCGCCGGCGCCAGATCGTCGAGATGATCGCGGCGGAAAGCCAGCGTGCCCGTCGCGTCAGTAATCCGCGGTTGAAGAAGAGCATCGCCCGGCTGCGCAAGGCGCTGGAGAAAGAGCTGGCTGAACTGGACGACGATATCCGCGATCACGTCCAGGGCACGCCGGCCTGGGCCGAGAAGGAAGATCTGCTGGCCTCGGTCCCGGGCATCGGGCCGACGATTGCCCGCAGCCTAATCGCCGAATTGCCGGAACTGGGCACGCTTGATCGCCGTCAGATCGCCGCGCTTGCGGGTCTGGCGCCATGGACCCGGCAATCCGGCCAATGGCGCGGCAAGAGCTTCATCGGCGGCGGCAGAGCCAGCGTGCGCGGCGTGCTGTTCATGGGCGCCATGGTCGCCGCTCGCTTCAATCCGACGCTCAAACTGTTTCGAGACAAACTCGTTGCCGCCGGCAAGCCCAAGCTGGTGGCGATCATTGCGGTCGCCCGCAAGCTACTCACCATCCTCAACGCCATCCTCCGGGACAAAACGCCATGGCAGCCCAAAAACGCTTGA